In the Gossypium raimondii isolate GPD5lz chromosome 9, ASM2569854v1, whole genome shotgun sequence genome, one interval contains:
- the LOC105799349 gene encoding nonsense-mediated mRNA decay factor SMG7: MMIVQMDKMSTAPSSRERAQCLYKKNIELENNRRKSAQARVPSDPNTWQQMRENYEAIILEDHAFSEQHNIEYALWQLHYKRIEELRAHYSAALTSARSNTSQGVKVPPRSDRLTKIRLQFKTFLSEATGFYHELILKIRAKYGLPFGYFSDDSESLIVMDKDGKKSAEIKMGLVSCHRCLIYLGDLARYKGLYGDGDSKTREYAAASSYYLQAVSVWPLSGNPHHQLAILASYSGDEVVAVYRYFRSLALDNPFSTARDNLIVAFEKNRHSCSQLTRDAKTSLVKEPAVSLSGKGRRKAEAKPISKEANMDSRPPKEKESGTQDNLKSFCIRFVRLNGILFTHTSPETFADVLKLVSHDLCELLSSGPEEKLSFGTDATENALFLVRLVSVLIFTVHNLKRESEAQTYAEIVQCAVLLQNALTAIFELMGYVVERCLQLGDVSSSYTLPAILVFVEWLACCPDVATADSDVDEKQSITRSLFWKHCLSFLNKILTIGPMCIDDDEDETFFNMSRYEEGETENLLALWEDFELRGFLPLVTAHNILDFSRKRSFISDGDKEKKARVKRILAAGRALASVIRIDQKTVCFDSKAKKFLIGVEPCEGVTFGSSTLLVANGVEHETPSEKINIGNMLPTAPGNVAEDDDDEVIVFQPSVSEKRIEVINSNRPPPETLKLDLSSCGGDRNFYGSTMSSLDSLRQHNTSDASPPLPASVGSIHSQQLQPVQMHASRWSVKEATSLSNSLRALTMLENGHLTKRVMQDNLGLPHPAAPSFAIQQPINTSAGGMYYSQKKVAETVIPSGIDTIVSSRVAADALASKNTSASQVGMHKNPVNGAVRHLGPPPGFGPVPPKPPSESVSVSDLETPVMDDYSWLDGYRLASSLKGSGLDSSLNYASHGDSLYVNNSSSGTGTISFPFPGKQVSTMQFQMEKQNGWQDYNTLDHKKFQHEQKLQQHQFMNGNQQQFTSLPEQFQGQSMWTGRYFV; encoded by the exons ATGATGATAGTGCAGATGGATAAAATGTCGACAGCTCCTTCATCCAGGGAGCGTGCACAGTGTCTTTATAAGAAG AATATAGAGCTGGAAAATAATCGTAGGAAATCTGCTCAGGCACGAGTACCCTCAGATCCAAATACCTGGCAGCAGATGCGTGAGAACTATGAGGCAATAATTCTCGAGGACCATGCATTTTCTGAGCAGCACAATATTGAATATGCTTTGTGGCAATTACATTACAAACGGATTGAGGAACTAAGAGCACATTATAGTGCTGCCCTAACTTCTGCCAGGTCAAACACATCTCAGGGCGTGAAAGTTCCCCCACGGTCTGACAGGCTTACAAAAATAAGATTGCAGTTTAAGACTTTCCTTTCTGAGGCAACAGGATTTTATCatgaattgattttgaaaatcaGAGCAAAGTATGGACTTCCATTTGGGTATTTCTCTGATGATTCAGAAAGCCTAATTGTTATGGACAAAGATGGGAAGAAATCTGCTGAGATAAAAATGGGTTTGGTGTCTTGTCACCGTTGTTTGATATACTTGGGAGACCTAGCACGGTACAAAGGATTATATGGAGATGGAGACTCTAAAACACGCGAGTATGCAGCTGCTTCAAGTTACTACTTGCAAGCTGTGTCAGTTTGGCCCTTAAGTGGGAATCCACATCATCag CTAGCTATATTGGCATCCTACTCGGGAGACGAGGTGGTGGCTGTTTATCGATATTTCCGGAGTCTGGCATTGGATAACCCCTTTTCAACTGCTAGGGATAACTTGATTGTGGCTTTTGAGAAG AACCGTCATAGTTGCTCACAGCTTACTCGAGATGCTAAAACTTCCTTGGTCAAGGAGCCTGCAGTGTCGTTATCGGGAAAAGGTAGAAGGAAAGCGGAAGCAAAACCTATATCTAAAGAAGCCAACATGGATTCAAGGCCTCCTAAGGAGAAAGAATCTGGTACCCAGGATAATTTGAAGTCCTTCTGCATTCGATTTGTGCGTCTAAATGGTATTCTTTTTACACACACAAG TCCGGAGACTTTTGCAGATGTTCTTAAATTGGTTAGCCATGATTTATGCGAACTTCTGTCTTCGGGGCCAGAAGAGAAATTGAGTTTTGGCACAGATGCTACTGAGAATGCACTTTTCCTTGTTAGGTTGGTTTCAGTTCTCATATTTACAGTTCACAATCTGAAGAGGGAGAGTGAAGCTCAAACATATGCTGAAATTGTACAGTGTGCTGTGCTGCTTCAGAATGCATTGACAGCCATTTTTGAGTTGATGGGATATGTGGTAGAGAGATGTTTGCAGCTCGGGGATGTTTCTTCTAGCTACACCTTACCAGCTATTCTGGTTTTTGTAGAGTGGCTGGCTTGCTGCCCGGATGTTGCAACAGCTGACAGTGATGTTGATGAGAAACAGTCGATTACTAGATCACTCTTCTGGAAACATTGCTTATCATTTCTAAATAAGATCTTGACAATTGGGCCAATGTGCAtcgatgatgatgaagatgagaCCTTTTTCAATATGAGCAGGTATGAAGAAGGAGAAACTGAAAACCTTCTTGCATTGTGGGAGGACTTTGAGTTGCGAGGGTTCTTGCCTCTTGTTACAGCACATAACATTTTGGACTTCTCAAGGAAACGTTCCTTTATAAGCGATGGCGATAAGGAAAAGAAAGCCCGTGTCAAGAGAATTTTAGCTGCTGGGAGGGCTCTTGCTAGTGTCATTAGGATTGATCAGAAAACTGTTTGTTTTGATTCAAAAGCCAAGAAATTTCTTATTGGTGTTGAGCCTTGTGAAGGTGTCACATTCGGGTCTTCTACCCTGCTGGTAGCAAATGGCGTGGAACATGAAACTCCCTCTGAGAAGATTAATATTGGAAATATGCTGCCAACCGCACCTGGAAATGTTGcggaagatgatgatgatgaagtgATTGTTTTCCAGCCTTCTGTGAGTGAAAAGAGAATTGAGGTGATCAATTCTAACAGGCCTCCTCCTGAGACTTTGAAGCTTGATCTAAGTAGTTGTGGAGGTGATCGCAATTTCTATGGCAGTACCATGTCTTCTCTTGATAGTCTTCGCCAGCATAATACATCTGATGCTAGTCCTCCACTGCCTGCATCTGTTGGTAGCATTCACTCTCAGCAGTTGCAGCCTGTTCAGATGCATGCATCTAGGTGGTCAGTGAAGGAAGCTACTTCATTGTCTAATAGTTTGAGGGCTTTGACAATGTTGGAAAATGGGCATTTAACAAAACGTGTGATGCAAGATAATCTAGGCCTTCCTCATCCTGCTGCTCCCTCTTTTGCTATCCAACAACCTATCAATACTAGTGCTGGCGGTATGTACTACAGTCAGAAAAAAGTGGCAGAAACTGTGATCCCATCTGGAATTGATACAATTGTGTCGTCTAGAGTTGCTGCTGATGCTTTGGCTTCTAAAAATACCTCAGCTTCACAAGTTGGGATGCATAAGAATCCAGTTAATGGCGCTGTTAGGCATCTTGGCCCCCCACCAGGTTTTGGCCCTGTTCCTCCAAAGCCACCAAGTGAATCTGTTTCTGTCTCAGATTTGGAAACCCCTGTGATGGATGATTATAGTTGGCTGGATGGATATCGGTTGGCATCATCATTGAAAGGCTCTGGGCTTGATAGTTCTCTCAATTATGCATCTCATGGAGATTCCCTGTATGTCAATAATAGTAGCAGTGGCACTGGAACAATAAGCTTTCCTTTCCCTGGAAAACAGGTCTCAACGATGCAATTTCAAATGGAAAAGCAGAACGGCTGGCAGGATTACAATACCCTTgatcataaaaaatttcaacatgaaCAGAAGCTGCAGCAACATCAATTCATGAATGGAAACCAGCAGCAGTTTACCTCACTGCCTGAGCAGTTTCAAGGACAATCAATGTGGACAGGACGTTATTTTGTGTGA
- the LOC105799353 gene encoding protein CLT1, chloroplastic has translation MTSFVRRLTVGSTIPHVPVHHQKFKPTIEIPAFPLLPHNNQRPLGIALRSRKYWRVEAVGPVGRSEGGDGTKKAGGGPGPGPCSYSLGDRTTEVERRERNRTVEVVVAAGVTVVLGVGNRVLYKLALVPLKHYPFFLAQLATFGYVLVYFSVLYLRYHAGIVTDEMLSMPKAPFLAVGLLEALGAATGMAAGAILSGASIPILSQTFLVWQILLSIIFLGRRYRINQLLGCFLVAVGVIISVASGSSSGHSLKEAGMFWSLLMIVSFLFQAADTVLKEVIFLDAAQRLKGGSIDLFVVNSYGSAFQALFICLLLPFLSKLWGIPFSQLPNYLKDGAACFLNIGGTLSSRCDGAPLLPLLFVIVNMGFNISLLHLLKISSAVVSSLASTFSVPISVYVFTLPLPYLGVASSLPTGFVAGAIILVTGLLIYAWTPSGSTAALPSPSN, from the exons ATGACTTCCTTTGTTCGCCGTTTAACGGTCGGTTCAACGATACCCCACGTTCCGGTTCATCATCAGAAGTTTAAACCAACGATTGAGATTCCTGCCTTCCCTCTGTTGCCTCACAATAACCAACGGCCGTTAGGAATCGCTCTGAGATCGAGAAAGTATTGGAGAGTGGAGGCAGTGGGGCCGGTTGGAAGATCGGAGGGCGGAGATGGCACGAAGAAGGCAGGAGGGGGACCAGGACCAGGCCCATGCTCATATTCATTGGGGGACCGGACGACCGAGGTAGAGAGGAGAGAGAGAAATCGGACGGTGGAGGTGGTGGTTGCAGCGGGGGTGACGGTGGTATTGGGAGTAGGGAATCGGGTGCTGTATAAGCTGGCTTTGGTTCCTCTCAAGCATTACCCTTTCTTTCTGGCTCAGCTCGCCACATTCGG GTATGTGCTTGTATACTTTTCTGTATTGTATCTCCGGTATCATGCTGGCATAGTTACAGATGAGATGCTTTCCATGCCAAAAGCTCCATTTCTTGCTGTCGGCCTTTTGGAGGCTCTTGGTGCTGCAACTGGAATGGCAGCTGGAG CAATTCTATCTGGGGCTTCTATTCCAATTTTATCTCAG ACATTTCTTGTGTGGCAAATTCTCCTATCCATTATCTTTCTTGGAAGGAGATATAGAATAAACCAACTACTTGGATGCTTTCTTGTGGCTGTTGGTGTAATTATATCCGTAGCAAG TGGATCCAGCAGTGGTCATTCACTGAAGGAAGCTGGCATGTTTTGGAGTTTATTGATGATAgtttcctttttatttcaagCGGCTGATACTGTTCTGAAG GAAGTGATCTTTTTGGATGCTGCACAGCGATTAAAA GGTGGTTCAATAGATCTATTTGTTGTAAATTCCTATGGATCTGCATTTCAA GCATTGTTCATTTGCCTGCTTCTACCCTTTTTATCAAAACTTTGGGGCATCCCATTTAGCCAGCTTCCAAACTATCTTAAAGATGGTGCAGCTTGCTTCTTGAACATTGGTGGCACTTTATCAAGCA GATGTGATGGTGCACCACTACTGCCCTTGCTGTTTGTTATTGTGAACATGGGTTTTAACATATCTTTGCTACATCTTCTCAAGATTTCTTCTGCTGTGGTTTCTTCACTTGCATCCACTTTTTCGG TGCCTATTTCAGTCTATGTGTTCACGTTGCCGCTGCCGTATCTCGGTGTTGCATCATCGCTTCCAACTGGTTTTGTAGCAGGAGCAATCATCCTTGTTACAGGGTTGCTTATTTATGCTTGGACACCATCTGGTTCAACCGCGGCCCTGCCCTCACCCTCCAACTAG
- the LOC105799354 gene encoding ABC transporter F family member 4 yields MGKKKQEESGATAKVKGGSKDVKKEKLSVSAMLASMDQKPDNKPKKGVSSSAKPKAKGPKVSSYTDGIDLPPSDEEEEQEEYASEEEQTQSNRHQRQGLRPLETSISEKEQKKREKKEMLAAQAAEQAKLEALRDDHDAFTVVIGSRASVLDGEDEADANVKDITIDNFSVSARGKELLKNASVKISHGKRYGLVGPNGMGKSTLLKLLAWRKIPVPKNIDVLLVEQEVVGDDRTALQAVVSANEELLRLREEVTALQNSSSGNGGEDDSDLNGDDAGERLAELYDKLQILGSDAAEAQASKILAGLGFTKQMQGRPTRSFSGGWRMRISLARALFVQPTLLLLDEPTNHLDLRAVLWLEEYLFRWKKTLVVVSHDRDFLNTVCTDIIHLHDFKLQFYRGNFDDFESGYEQRRKEMNKKFEIYEKQVKAAKRSGNRVQQEKVKDRAKFAAAKEAAKSKGKGKGKVDEDETPAEAPKKWRDYSVEFHFPEPTELTPPLLQIINVSFSYPNREDFRLSDVDVGIDMGTRVAIVGPNGAGKSTLLNLIAGDLVPTEGEVRRSQKLRIGRYSQHFVDLLIMEETPVQYLLRLHPDQEGLSKQEAVRAKLGKFGLPSHNHLTPIAKLSGGQKARVVFTSISMSKPHILLLDEPTNHLDMQSIDALADALDEFTGGVVLVSHDSRLISRVCEDEEKSQIWVVDNGTVNTFPGSFEDYKEELQREIRAEVDD; encoded by the coding sequence ATGGGCAAGAAAAAGCAAGAGGAGAGTGGTGCTACTGCAAAAGTTAAGGGAGGCAGCAAAGATGTGAAAAAAGAGAAACTCTCTGTTTCAGCTATGCTTGCTAGCATGGACCAGAAACCTGATAATAAACCAAAGAAGGGGGTTTCCTCTTCTGCAAAACCCAAGGCGAAAGGCCCAAAGGTTTCATCTTATACTGATGGCATTGATCTCCCACCCTCAGATGAGGAGGAGGAGCAGGAGGAGTATGCCTCTGAGGAAGAGCAAACACAGTCCAATAGACACCAAAGGCAGGGCTTGAGGCCTCTTGAAACCTCTATAAGTGAAAAGGAGCAGAAGAAGCGTGAAAAGAAGGAAATGCTTGCTGCACAAGCTGCGGAACAGGCGAAACTGGAGGCCCTTAGAGATGATCATGATGCTTTCACAGTGGTTATTGGTAGTCGAGCTTCTGTCCTTGATGGTGAGGATGAAGCAGATGCTAATGTCAAAGACATAACTATAGACAATTTTTCTGTATCGGCTCGTGGGAAAGAGCTTCTAAAGAATGCCTCAGTTAAGATATCACATGGTAAAAGATATGGTTTGGTTGGACCAAATGGGATGGGCAAGTCTACCTTGTTAAAGCTTCTTGCATGGAGAAAGATTCCAGTTCCGAAAAATATTGATGTGCTTTTGGTTGAACAGGAGGTTGTTGGTGATGATAGAACTGCCCTTCAGGCTGTTGTTTCTGCTAATGAAGAGCTACTTAGGCTTCGAGAAGAAGTTACAGCCTTACAAAATTCGTCTTCTGGTAATGGAGGAGAGGATGACAGTGATCTTAATGGGGATGATGCAGGAGAAAGGCTTGCAGAACTGTATGATAAGTTGCAGATCTTGGGTTCAGACGCTGCTGAAGCACAGGCATCTAAGATTCTTGCAGGGTTGGGTTTCACCAAACAAATGCAAGGTCGTCCTACTCGGTCTTTTAGCGGTGGCTGGAGGATGAGAATATCACTAGCTAGGGCACTCTTTGTGCAACCAACACTTCTGTTACTGGATGAACCAACTAACCACCTTGACCTTAGAGCTGTTCTTTGGCTAGAGGAATATTTATTTCGCTGGAAAAAAACATTGGTGGTTGTTTCTCATGATCGAGATTTTCTTAATACTGTTTGCACTGATATTATTCATCTCCATGATTTCAAGCTCCAGTTCTACCgtggaaattttgatgattttgaatcaGGGTATGAACAGCGTCGTAAAGAGATGAataagaagtttgaaatttatgaaaagcaGGTAAAAGCTGCAAAAAGGTCAGGGAATCGAGTTCAACAGGAGAAGGTAAAAGATCGAGCGAAGTTTGCAGCAGCAAAAGAAGCAGCGAAGAGCAAGGGAAAGGGCAAGGGCAAGGTTGATGAGGATGAAACTCCAGCTGAGGCCCCGAAGAAGTGGAGAGATTACAGTGTGGAATTCCACTTCCCTGAGCCTACTGAACTAACTCCACCCCTTTTGCAGATAATAAATGTAAGCTTTAGTTACCCTAACCGGGAGGATTTCAGGCTCTCAGATGTTGATGTGGGTATTGATATGGGGACTCGGGTTGCCATTGTTGGGCCTAATGGAGCTGGTAAATCTACTCTCTTGAACCTGATTGCTGGTGATCTAGTTCCAACAGAAGGTGAAGTACGGAGGAGTCAGAAATTGAGGATTGGGAGGTATTCGCAACATTTTGTTGATCTACTAATTATGGAGGAGACGCCAGTGCAGTATCTGCTTCGTCTTCATCCAGATCAAGAAGGACTTAGCAAGCAGGAGGCTGTTCGTGCAAAACTTGGGAAATTTGGACTTCCCAGCCATAATCACCTCACTCCAATTGCAAAATTATCTGGAGGACAGAAAGCTCGAGTTGTCTTTACATCAATTTCCATGTCAAAACCTCACATATTGCTGTTGGATGAGCCCACAAACCATTTGGACATGCAAAGCATAGATGCACTAGCTGATGCGCTTGATGAGTTTACTGGTGGAGTAGTCCTGGTAAGTCATGACTCAAGGCTCATATCACGTGTCTGCGAGGATGAAGAGAAGAGTCAAATTTGGGTAGTAGATAATGGGACTGTGAACACTTTCCCTGGTAGTTTTGAAGACTACAAAGAAGAGCTGCAAAGAGAGATTAGAGCAGAGGTTGATGATTGA
- the LOC105799355 gene encoding uncharacterized protein LOC105799355: MAHQTENNVVGWTPVPQFGAWDQKNAGATDYSMIFNQARANRKQHKSDVRRSLGNDRDLVVSSFPKRPPDDHYPVSKKKKILTYINCCIKP; the protein is encoded by the exons ATGGCTCATCAGACAGAG AACAATGTAGTAGGATGGACGCCAGTCCCTCAATTTGGAGCGTGGGATCAGAAAAATGCAGGAGCCACCGATTATTCAATGATATTCAATCAAGCTCGTGCCAACAGGAAGCAGCATAAGTCTGATGTTAGGCGTAGCCTTGGCAATGACCGTGATCTcgttgtttcttcttttcctaagCGCCCTCCAGACGACCATTATCCAGTCTCC aagaaaaagaagattttGACCTACATTAACTGCTGTATCAAACCTTGA
- the LOC105799356 gene encoding calcium-dependent protein kinase 17, producing MGNCCSCGSSAEDANEKGDTITAEEAKSPNGSKQDSPSRNNTASPADSSKPSKSSPIGPVLGRQMEDIKATYNIGKELGRGQFGVTHLCTCKQTGEQFACKTIAKRKLANKDDIEDVRREVQIMHHLTGQANIVELKGAYEDNHSIYLVMELCAGGELFDRIIAKGHYTERAAASLLRTIVQIVHTCHSMGVIHRDLKPENFLLLNQDENSPLKATDFGLSVFYKPGEEFRDIVGSAYYIAPEVLKRRYGPEADIWSIGVMLYILLSGVPPFWAESENGIFNAVLRGHVDFSTAPWPSISAQAKDLVKKMLTVDPKQRLTAVQVLKHPWIKVDGEAPDTPLDNAVLSRLKQFKAMNQFKKVALRVIAGCLSEEEIMGLKEMFKGMDTDNSGTITLEELRQGLAKQGTKLSEYEVKQLMEAADADGNGTIDYDEFITATMHMNRMDREEHLYHAFQHFDKDNSGFITTEELEQALREYGMHDGRDLKEIISEVDIDNDGKINYDEFVAMMRKGNPKRRRDVDYIL from the exons ATGGGGAATTGTTGCTCTTGTGGCAGCTCCGCCGAAGATGCCAATGAAAAGGGAGACACCATCACGGCGGAAGAAGCCAAGAGTCCTAACGGTTCCAAGCAGGACTCACCATCAAGGAATAATACAGCCTCCCCAGCAGACTCCTCCAAGCCATCCAAGTCTTCCCCAATCGGACCCGTCTTAGGCCGCCAAATGGAAGACATTAAAGCCACCTACAACATTGGGAAGGAATTGGGTAGGGGACAGTTTGGGGTCACACATTTATGTACTTGCAAGCAAACCGGGGAACAATTCGCTTGCAAGACCATTGCCAAGAGGAAACTTGCTAACAAAGACGACATCGAGGATGTTAGAAGGGAAGTACAAATCATGCATCATTTGACAGGCCAGGCTAACATTGTGGAACTCAAGGGAGCTTATGAGGATAATCATTCGATTTATTTGGTTATGGAGTTATGCGCCGGAGGCGAGCTATTCGATCGGATCATTGCTAAGGGCCATTACACCGAGCGTGCTGCTGCTTCTTTGCTTCGAACAATCGTTCAAATTGTGCACACATGCCATTCCATGGGTGTCATCCATAGGGATCTGAAGCCTGAGAATTTCCTATTGCTGAACCAAGACGAAAATTCCCCCTTGAAGGCCACAGATTTTGGTCTATCAGTCTTTTACAAGCCAG GTGAAGAATTTAGAGATATTGTTGGTAGTGCATATTATATAGCACCTGAAGTCCTAAAGAGGAGATATGGACCCGAAGCTGATATATGGAGTATTGGTGTTATGTTGTATATTCTTCTATCTGGGGTTCCCCCTTTCTGGGCAG AATCCGAAAATGGAATATTCAATGCAGTTCTACGTGGCCATGTTGATTTCTCGACTGCTCCATGGCCTTCAATTTCAGCTCAAGCCAAGGATCTTGTTAAGAAGATGTTAACTGTGGATCCCAAGCAGAGGTTAACAGCAGTCCAGGTTCTAA AACATCCATGGATCAAAGTGGATGGTGAAGCACCTGATACACCTCTTGACAACGCAGTGCTAAGCAGGCTCAAACAATTTAAAGCAATGAATCAGTTCAAGAAAGTTGCTTTAAGG GTCATTGCGGGCTGTTTATCAGAGGAAGAAATCATGGGATTGAAGGAGATGTTCAAGGGCATGGATACTGACAATAGTGGAACAATTACACTAGAAGAATTGAGGCAAGGTCTCGCTAAGCAAGGAACAAAACTCTCTGAATATGAAGTTAAACAACTAATGGAAGCG GCTGATGCAGATGGAAATGGAACTATAGACTACGATGAGTTCATTACGGCCACAATGCATATGAATCGAATGGATCGAGAAGAGCATCTCTACCATGCCTTCCAACACTTTGATAAAGACAATAGCGG GTTCATCACTACTGAAGAACTAGAGCAAGCACTACGTGAATATGGCATGCATGATGGCAGAGACCTAAAGGAAATCATTTCCGAAGTTGATATTGATAAC GATGGAAAGATCAATTATGACGAATTTGTTGCAATGATGAGAAAAGGAAACCCAAAGAGGCGGCGTgatgttgattatattttatga